The Sinorhizobium alkalisoli genomic interval AGTGGGCCTGAAGGAAAAGGTCGCCGCCATTACCGCACGCGCAATGAATGGCGAGATCGCCTTCGAACCGGCGCTGATCGAGCGCGTGGCGCTGCTCAAGGGCCTCCCCGCAGCGGTCATCGGCGAGGTAATCGCCAAGCGCATCACGCTGACGCCCGGCGGGCGGGAACTGATCGCCACGATGCGGGCGAAGGGACATTACACGGCACTTGTTTCCGGCGGCTTCACCGTTTTCACCGGCCCGATCGCCGAAAGGCTCGGCTTTCACGAAAACCGCGCCAATATCCTTCTCGAAGAAAACGGAAAGCTGACCGGCGAAGTGGCCCGGCCGATCCTCGGCAGGCAGGCGAAAGTCGATGCGCTGATCGACATCTCCGAACGGCTCGGCATCTCGACCGCGGACGCGATCGCCGTCGGCGACGGTGCCAACGATCTCGGCATGCTGCAGCTTGCCGGCAGCGGCGTTGCACTGCACGCCAAGCCCGTCGTCGCCGAACAGGCGCAGATCCGCATCGACCACGGCGACCTTACCGCTCTCCTTTATCTCCAGGGCTACCGCAAAACGGATTTCGTCACGTGATCCTCTACGCGATCACGGCCGACGATTGGGCGCGCCAACCCGGGTGGAAGGATTAGCACTCTCCAGCGCCGCCTGTGATCAAAGCGCAGCGCGCCGTGCGTGACAGAGAGGCAAGCGAGCCCTACTCCATGCGCACCGTGACGAAGCGCAATTCGCCGGACTTGTTGGCGATCATCAGCAACGCATTGCGCCGGCCGTCCGCTTTCAGAGCCTCGACGCGAGCCGTCACGTCTTCCGGCGTTGCCATTGCCTCCTGGCCGACTTCGACGATCACGTCCCCGGGCTCGAGACGGCGCTCGGCCGCGGGGGAGTTCGGCCTGACCTCGGTCACGACCACGCCCTCTATGGTCTCGGCGATGCCGAACGCCTTGCGGCGGTCTTCGTCGAGCACCGCGAGCTTCATGCCAAGCACCGCGTCGCTTGCAGGCAACGGTGCAGCCTGCGGGTCTTGAGGCTCCGTCCCTTGGCCCTCCGGCACCGTCACCGCCTTTGCCAGTTGCTCTCCATCTTCAAGCCTTCCGAGCGTGATGCGAACCGTCTGCTCCTTGCCCTCGCGAATGATCACCACATCGACCGCCTTGCCCACGGCGCTTTCGCCGACCGCGCGGATGAGATCTCGGGTTTCGGCGATATCCGCCCCGTCGAAGCGGGTGATGATGTCGCCGGCCTTGATTTCGCCATGGGCGATCGGGCCGCCTTCGATGATCCCGGAGACGAGCGCACCGTGCGGTCTTTCCATCTTCAGGCTTTCAGCGATGTCGTCACTCACCGGCTGAATGCGCACGCCAAGCCAGCCGCGCCGCGTCTCACCGAATTCCTTAAGCTGGTTGACGACATTGACCGCCAGTTCCGCCGGCACGGCAAAGCCGATACCCACCGACATGCCGGTCTGTGACAGGATCGCCGTATTGATGCCGATCACTTCGCCCTGCATGTTGAACAGCGGCCCGCCGGAATTACCGCGGTTTATCGCCGCATCGGTCTGGATGAAGTTGTCGTAAGGACCGGCATTGATGTTGCGGCCGCGGGCGGAAACCACGCCGACGGAGACGGAAACGCCGAGGCCGAACGGATTGCCCACGACCATCACCCAATCGCCAATTCTGATCTTGCGCGAATCGCCGAATGTGACGGCCTTGAGCGGCGTTTTGGGTTCGACCTTGAGCAGGGCGAGATCGGTCTTGGTATCCATGCCGACCAGCTTCGCCTTCAAGCTCGTGCCGTCGGAGAGATTGATCTCGATGTCGTCCGCGTCCTGGACGACGTGATTGTTGGTGACGATATAGCCTGCGGGATCGACGATGAATCCGG includes:
- the serB gene encoding phosphoserine phosphatase SerB, coding for MALVATLVANPSNPVLTSALAEAAAEAVKASGLYWLADGIACDIALMDGSDAEAAEAQLRAVLGDASVDVAVQDAESRRKRFLIADMDSTIIGQECIDELAAEVGLKEKVAAITARAMNGEIAFEPALIERVALLKGLPAAVIGEVIAKRITLTPGGRELIATMRAKGHYTALVSGGFTVFTGPIAERLGFHENRANILLEENGKLTGEVARPILGRQAKVDALIDISERLGISTADAIAVGDGANDLGMLQLAGSGVALHAKPVVAEQAQIRIDHGDLTALLYLQGYRKTDFVT
- a CDS encoding Do family serine endopeptidase, which encodes MSKRPEYFRSVVLAAATALILSNGAFAETAMPRPPIGPPSVADLAEGVLDAVVNISISQNVKSSEDNAPMPQVPEGSPHQEFFDEFFKGQRGGARPRTVNSLGSGFIVDPAGYIVTNNHVVQDADDIEINLSDGTSLKAKLVGMDTKTDLALLKVEPKTPLKAVTFGDSRKIRIGDWVMVVGNPFGLGVSVSVGVVSARGRNINAGPYDNFIQTDAAINRGNSGGPLFNMQGEVIGINTAILSQTGMSVGIGFAVPAELAVNVVNQLKEFGETRRGWLGVRIQPVSDDIAESLKMERPHGALVSGIIEGGPIAHGEIKAGDIITRFDGADIAETRDLIRAVGESAVGKAVDVVIIREGKEQTVRITLGRLEDGEQLAKAVTVPEGQGTEPQDPQAAPLPASDAVLGMKLAVLDEDRRKAFGIAETIEGVVVTEVRPNSPAAERRLEPGDVIVEVGQEAMATPEDVTARVEALKADGRRNALLMIANKSGELRFVTVRME